In one Mycobacterium sp. NBC_00419 genomic region, the following are encoded:
- the arsA gene encoding arsenical pump-driving ATPase, protein MASPDLTFLTDPPRFLFFTGKGGVGKTSIACAAALALVGAGKRVLLVSTDPASNVGQVFGIAIGNTITAIPAVAGLSALEIDPEAAAADYRERIVGPVRGLLPEAEIASITEQLSGSCTTEVASFDEFTALLTESEGAVAGFDHILFDTAPTGHTIRLLQLPGNWTEFLDAGKGDASCLGPLAGLDKQKSTYAAAVAALADPDRTRLVLVSRPTRSALREIDRTHAELAALGMNRQNVVVNAVMPQPADDTDPLASAVYRREQAALSDMPAALRTLPIDYIDLKADNMVGLDALHTLFDTTPVTPAGDNAPATPHPVAVAPLRDLVDDIERGGKGLVMCMGKGGVGKTTVAAAIAVALAERGHDVHLSTTDPAAHLAETLQGGVEHLHVSRIDPAEASRTYRERVMTTKGAHLDEAGRATLAEDLRSPCTEEVAVFQAFSKVIHESRSKFVVLDTAPTGHTLLLLDATGSYHRDIARQMGDSGHYTTPLMRLQDPEVTKVVLVTLAETTPVLEAAGLQHDLERAGIRPWAWVINNSVAAAAPTNPLLHQRAVAEIDEIDTVRSKYATRYAVIPLLAEEPVGIPALEGLTAPNSHCWPASSSSRP, encoded by the coding sequence ATGGCATCACCTGATCTAACCTTCCTCACCGACCCCCCGCGGTTCCTGTTCTTCACCGGCAAGGGCGGAGTCGGTAAGACATCCATCGCCTGCGCAGCAGCTTTGGCGCTTGTCGGCGCAGGCAAGCGCGTACTGCTGGTATCCACCGACCCGGCCTCCAACGTGGGGCAGGTCTTCGGGATCGCCATCGGCAACACCATCACCGCCATCCCCGCCGTGGCGGGACTGTCGGCCCTGGAGATCGACCCCGAGGCCGCCGCCGCGGATTACCGCGAACGCATCGTCGGTCCAGTGCGCGGGCTGCTGCCTGAGGCCGAGATCGCCTCCATCACCGAACAACTCTCCGGCTCATGCACCACCGAGGTGGCCTCCTTCGATGAGTTCACTGCCCTACTCACCGAGAGCGAGGGTGCCGTCGCCGGCTTCGATCACATCCTGTTCGACACCGCCCCCACCGGGCACACCATCCGGCTGCTGCAACTGCCCGGGAACTGGACGGAGTTCCTCGACGCCGGCAAGGGGGACGCGTCGTGTCTGGGTCCTCTCGCGGGCCTGGACAAGCAGAAGAGCACCTACGCCGCCGCGGTCGCCGCGCTGGCCGATCCCGACCGCACCCGCCTCGTGTTGGTGAGTCGCCCGACCCGTTCGGCGCTGCGTGAGATCGACCGCACCCATGCTGAATTGGCTGCACTCGGGATGAATCGCCAGAACGTCGTCGTCAACGCCGTCATGCCACAACCGGCCGATGACACTGACCCGTTGGCCAGCGCGGTGTACCGCCGCGAGCAAGCAGCCCTCAGCGACATGCCGGCCGCGCTGCGCACCCTGCCGATTGACTACATCGACCTCAAGGCCGACAACATGGTTGGTCTCGACGCCCTGCACACCCTGTTCGACACCACGCCCGTTACCCCGGCCGGCGACAACGCTCCCGCCACCCCACATCCGGTGGCGGTCGCACCGCTTCGCGATCTGGTCGATGACATCGAGCGCGGCGGAAAGGGACTGGTGATGTGCATGGGCAAGGGCGGGGTCGGCAAGACCACCGTTGCGGCCGCCATTGCAGTCGCGTTGGCCGAGCGCGGGCACGACGTCCACCTGAGCACCACAGATCCCGCCGCCCACCTCGCTGAAACTCTGCAAGGCGGTGTCGAGCACCTGCACGTTTCCCGCATCGATCCCGCCGAAGCCAGCCGCACCTATCGCGAGCGGGTCATGACGACCAAAGGCGCCCACCTCGACGAGGCAGGCCGCGCCACCCTCGCGGAGGACCTGCGCTCGCCCTGCACCGAAGAGGTTGCTGTCTTCCAAGCCTTTTCCAAGGTGATTCATGAATCACGCAGCAAGTTCGTCGTCCTCGACACCGCACCCACCGGACATACGCTCCTGCTGTTGGATGCCACCGGCTCCTATCACCGCGATATTGCGCGCCAGATGGGCGACAGCGGGCATTACACCACCCCGCTCATGCGGCTACAGGACCCCGAAGTCACCAAAGTCGTTCTCGTGACGCTGGCTGAAACGACACCGGTGCTCGAAGCAGCCGGCCTTCAACACGACCTCGAACGTGCCGGCATCCGCCCCTGGGCGTGGGTCATCAACAACTCGGTGGCCGCCGCCGCGCCCACCAACCCGCTTCTACATCAGCGAGCCGTCGCCGAAATCGACGAAATCGACACCGTCCGAAGCAAATACGCCACCCGATACGCCGTCATCCCGCTGTTGGCCGAGGAACCCGTCGGGATCCCCGCTCTCGAAGGTCTGACGGCGCCGAACTCGCACTGCTGGCCTGCCAGCAGTTCAAGCAGGCCGTGA
- a CDS encoding TetR/AcrR family transcriptional regulator produces MTSKEVTVARYTAEHKSETRKRILETAGRRFKRNGIDSSGIAAIMSDAQLTNGAFYAHFTSKDDLVANVLADQMLIWQANLPSSPDVADFEAFVREYLSPQHRDHPETGCPSAALLDEIGRCDTTTRRSYTQAMQDIVDMVSARLSPDDPTSARSDAIGVFTILVATMQLARAVTDRAFSDEILESGIANVRNILGRW; encoded by the coding sequence ATGACGAGCAAGGAGGTGACGGTGGCGCGCTATACCGCGGAGCACAAGAGCGAGACGCGCAAGAGGATTCTCGAAACCGCCGGCCGACGGTTCAAGCGGAACGGCATCGACAGTTCGGGAATCGCCGCGATCATGTCGGACGCGCAACTGACCAACGGTGCGTTCTACGCGCACTTCACATCCAAGGACGATCTGGTGGCCAACGTCCTGGCCGATCAGATGCTCATATGGCAGGCGAACCTGCCCTCATCCCCCGACGTAGCAGACTTCGAGGCATTCGTGCGCGAGTATCTGTCGCCGCAGCACCGCGACCATCCGGAGACCGGGTGCCCGTCCGCCGCGCTGCTCGACGAGATAGGCCGTTGCGACACGACCACCCGGCGCTCGTACACCCAAGCGATGCAGGACATCGTCGACATGGTGTCCGCACGGCTGTCACCGGACGATCCCACCTCGGCGCGTTCGGACGCTATCGGCGTGTTCACCATTCTGGTGGCCACCATGCAACTCGCCCGCGCCGTCACCGACCGTGCGTTCTCCGACGAGATCCTCGAGTCCGGAATCGCGAATGTCCGGAACATCCTGGGCCGCTGGTAA
- a CDS encoding NADH:flavin oxidoreductase/NADH oxidase family protein, with the protein MTALHDPLTLPCGLVLPNRIMKASMSEALAESTHAPGARLEQLYRTWSHGGYGLLITGNVMVDRAQLGEPGNVVIEDDRDLDPLTRWSKAAHDGGVPIWAQLNHPGRQSNPLAIGHTPVAPSAVPLNLPGSATPRELTSVEIEDIIERFVTAATVCETAGFDGVQIHAAHGYLVTQFLSPLSNLRTDEWGGDPARRMRFLFEIVRRIRARVSPGFAVGVKLNSADFQRGGFSEEESRAVVAALADEGIDLLEISGGNYESPAMAGSAAASTRAREAYFLDYARTVRQIAGGVPLAVTGGFRSRSAMQDALQAGDCDVIGIARPAATVPDAAHAILSDRLPVLATRELSYGIPSALGNVIDGKALDGVLNIGWHTDQLHRMGAGKEPDLKRGRLATTLALLRRNGRVSRRPKRSVR; encoded by the coding sequence ATGACTGCTCTGCACGACCCCCTGACCCTGCCCTGCGGGCTGGTGCTGCCAAACCGGATCATGAAGGCCTCGATGAGCGAGGCCCTCGCCGAGTCCACCCATGCTCCCGGTGCGCGCCTCGAACAGCTCTACCGCACCTGGAGCCACGGTGGGTATGGGCTGCTGATCACCGGCAACGTCATGGTGGATCGCGCTCAATTGGGCGAACCCGGCAACGTGGTGATCGAGGATGACCGTGACCTCGATCCTCTCACGCGGTGGTCCAAGGCCGCGCACGACGGTGGGGTGCCCATCTGGGCTCAGCTCAATCACCCTGGCCGACAGTCCAATCCGTTGGCCATCGGCCACACCCCGGTGGCGCCGAGTGCGGTGCCGCTGAATCTGCCCGGCTCGGCGACACCGCGCGAACTGACGTCGGTGGAGATCGAGGACATCATCGAGCGCTTCGTGACGGCGGCGACGGTCTGTGAGACTGCCGGATTCGACGGCGTCCAGATCCACGCGGCGCACGGCTACCTCGTCACCCAGTTCTTGTCGCCGCTGTCCAACCTGCGAACCGACGAGTGGGGTGGCGACCCGGCGCGACGCATGCGGTTCCTGTTCGAGATCGTTCGCCGGATACGTGCCCGGGTGTCGCCGGGCTTCGCAGTCGGGGTGAAGTTGAACTCGGCTGACTTCCAGCGCGGCGGATTCAGCGAGGAGGAGTCTCGCGCCGTGGTGGCCGCCCTGGCTGACGAGGGCATCGACCTCCTCGAAATCAGCGGCGGCAACTACGAATCGCCGGCCATGGCGGGCTCGGCTGCGGCCAGTACCCGCGCCCGCGAGGCGTACTTCCTGGACTACGCCCGCACGGTCCGGCAGATAGCCGGGGGAGTGCCGTTGGCCGTCACCGGCGGATTCCGTTCACGCTCAGCCATGCAGGACGCACTGCAAGCCGGTGATTGCGACGTCATCGGCATAGCCCGCCCTGCGGCGACGGTCCCGGACGCGGCGCACGCCATCCTGTCCGACCGCCTGCCAGTGCTGGCCACCCGCGAACTGAGTTACGGAATACCCAGCGCTCTGGGCAACGTGATTGACGGCAAGGCGCTCGACGGCGTGCTGAACATCGGTTGGCACACCGATCAACTGCACCGGATGGGCGCGGGGAAAGAACCCGACCTCAAGCGTGGCCGCCTCGCCACCACACTTGCTCTGCTGCGGCGCAACGGCAGGGTCTCGCGGCGTCCCAAGCGCAGTGTCCGATGA
- a CDS encoding SDR family NAD(P)-dependent oxidoreductase, producing MKGPNYDLRGKVVLITGGTGGIGSATARELLGRGAKVAIADLDPQTPQLGAAMSSTSAMGVVADVRARETLDAAVDAVVDRFGRLDVAIANAGILARTGTLRTTPVSSVESLLAVNVTGVVNTVQAAMDQVTAQRGQFALISSVFAFANGMGTIPYAMSKAAVEQLGRGLRVELANHGVSTLIAYFSMVHTAMITEGVDGDPLADRLLATMPKTMLKRIAPETAATAIVDGLARRSPTVFAPSRWKPLSALRGLVNPMLDSRMTSDLRTQAALSALDARPATPMTAEAKGTR from the coding sequence ATGAAGGGGCCCAACTACGATCTGCGTGGAAAAGTCGTCCTCATCACCGGGGGAACCGGCGGGATCGGCAGCGCCACTGCACGCGAACTGCTGGGCCGCGGAGCCAAAGTGGCCATCGCCGACCTTGACCCGCAGACCCCGCAGCTCGGTGCCGCGATGTCATCGACCTCGGCGATGGGGGTGGTCGCCGACGTCCGCGCCCGCGAGACCCTCGATGCCGCCGTCGACGCCGTCGTCGATCGCTTCGGCCGCCTCGACGTCGCGATCGCCAACGCGGGCATCCTGGCCCGAACCGGAACGTTGCGCACCACACCGGTGTCTTCGGTCGAGTCCCTCCTCGCGGTGAACGTCACCGGTGTGGTCAACACTGTCCAGGCCGCGATGGATCAGGTCACTGCCCAACGTGGCCAATTCGCCTTGATCAGTTCGGTGTTCGCGTTCGCCAACGGGATGGGAACCATTCCCTACGCGATGAGCAAGGCCGCGGTGGAACAGCTCGGCCGAGGATTGCGGGTGGAGCTCGCCAACCATGGCGTCTCCACCTTGATCGCTTACTTCTCGATGGTTCACACCGCGATGATCACCGAGGGTGTAGACGGCGATCCGCTGGCCGACCGGCTTCTCGCGACGATGCCGAAGACGATGTTGAAGCGCATCGCCCCCGAGACTGCTGCGACCGCCATTGTCGACGGACTCGCCCGTCGATCGCCGACTGTGTTCGCCCCCTCCCGATGGAAGCCGCTCTCAGCGCTGCGCGGCCTGGTCAATCCCATGCTGGATTCCCGCATGACCAGCGACCTTAGGACCCAGGCCGCCCTATCCGCACTCGACGCCCGACCCGCCACCCCCATGACAGCAGAAGCGAAAGGCACACGATGA
- a CDS encoding alpha/beta fold hydrolase has product MTTTFTTWKDTPTRKVNVGGVDFAYRELGTGSGVPVVFLHHLTAVLDDWDPRIIDGIAQHHRVITFDNRGVGATDSSVPGTVEQMGTDAVAFIRAMGLDYVDLFGFSLGGGVAQMVALQQPQLVRRMILAGTGPRGGGGIDKMASIVGTAYLKAALTRSDPRNFLFFPRTPEGKRAAADYLSRLKERTHDRDKPISMQARIAQIKAIRHAGKSAPDDLSLITQPVLVANGDHDLMVDSNHSADMARRLPNAQLIIYPGSGHGGVFQHHQAFLAEALRFLADGQQR; this is encoded by the coding sequence ATGACAACCACATTCACCACCTGGAAAGACACCCCCACCCGGAAGGTCAACGTCGGCGGCGTCGACTTCGCGTACCGGGAACTCGGAACAGGATCGGGCGTTCCGGTCGTTTTCCTGCATCACCTGACCGCGGTTCTCGACGACTGGGATCCACGCATCATCGACGGCATCGCCCAGCACCACCGCGTGATCACCTTCGACAACCGGGGGGTCGGGGCCACCGATTCCTCGGTGCCCGGCACCGTCGAGCAGATGGGCACCGACGCCGTCGCCTTCATCCGCGCCATGGGACTCGACTACGTCGACCTGTTCGGCTTCTCGTTGGGCGGCGGCGTCGCCCAGATGGTCGCGCTGCAGCAACCTCAACTAGTCCGTCGGATGATCCTGGCCGGCACCGGGCCACGCGGCGGGGGCGGCATCGACAAGATGGCCTCCATCGTCGGCACCGCCTATCTCAAGGCGGCTCTCACCCGCAGCGATCCGAGGAATTTCCTGTTCTTCCCTCGCACGCCCGAGGGGAAGCGGGCCGCGGCCGACTACCTGAGCCGCCTCAAGGAACGCACTCACGATCGCGACAAGCCAATCTCCATGCAGGCCCGCATCGCCCAGATCAAGGCGATCCGGCACGCCGGCAAGTCCGCCCCCGACGATCTCTCGCTCATCACCCAGCCCGTCCTGGTCGCGAACGGCGACCACGACCTGATGGTTGACAGCAACCACTCCGCCGACATGGCACGCCGACTCCCCAACGCCCAGTTGATCATCTACCCCGGTTCCGGACACGGCGGCGTGTTCCAGCACCACCAAGCCTTCCTCGCCGAGGCGCTGCGCTTCCTCGCCGACGGTCAACAGCGGTGA
- a CDS encoding PaaI family thioesterase → MTQRAPVPAVPPELSGIEFMTRMAAGELPAAPIAGHFGMDLIEVGPGTVTFRCRPDESHYNPIGTVHGGLVCTLLDSALGCATHTTLPAGSGYTSIEIKVNYLRPVSAGNGDLICRGRVTKAGRRVAFAEGEVVDEQGKVVATASGSLLIFPLQGS, encoded by the coding sequence GTGACGCAACGCGCGCCCGTACCGGCTGTTCCCCCGGAGCTCAGCGGTATCGAGTTCATGACGAGGATGGCCGCCGGGGAGCTGCCGGCGGCCCCCATCGCCGGCCACTTCGGAATGGATCTGATCGAGGTTGGCCCTGGTACCGTCACGTTCCGTTGCCGTCCCGACGAATCGCACTACAACCCGATCGGCACAGTCCACGGCGGCCTGGTCTGCACGCTGCTCGACTCTGCCCTCGGGTGCGCCACGCACACGACCCTCCCTGCGGGCAGCGGCTACACGTCCATCGAGATCAAGGTCAACTATCTGCGCCCTGTGTCCGCAGGCAACGGGGACCTGATCTGTCGAGGGCGGGTCACCAAAGCGGGTCGCCGGGTCGCGTTCGCTGAAGGCGAGGTCGTCGACGAGCAGGGCAAGGTGGTCGCAACGGCATCGGGAAGCCTGCTGATCTTCCCGCTTCAAGGGAGTTGA
- a CDS encoding ABC transporter permease, whose amino-acid sequence MQFAPHLLGPTLLVVCALMVLAAAALYWVTTLGSALTVPRAALRAVVQLSAVAAILSTALRTLWTSVLVLAVMFVAAAVTAARRSQSNRSWLLAVALGAGLASVLPVLTGSGLVPMKGAALVPVTGIILGSTMTATSVAARRALETLTTRAGEVEAALSLGFGDREARMEMIGTTATDALLPNLDQTRTVGIVTLPGAFVGVLLSTGSAAQAGAVQILILLAILLSQTCAVVVTLELIARGIITRSGDSHASSRRWRSALRRKRPAPQ is encoded by the coding sequence ATGCAGTTCGCACCACACCTGCTTGGCCCGACTTTGTTGGTGGTCTGTGCGCTGATGGTTCTTGCCGCCGCGGCACTGTACTGGGTGACCACTCTGGGTTCGGCGCTCACCGTGCCCCGCGCTGCACTACGCGCGGTAGTGCAACTGTCCGCGGTGGCCGCCATCCTGTCCACGGCATTGCGAACCCTGTGGACATCGGTCCTGGTGCTGGCTGTCATGTTCGTTGCCGCAGCGGTGACCGCGGCACGCCGCAGTCAGTCGAACCGCTCCTGGCTGCTTGCCGTGGCACTCGGGGCGGGTCTGGCCTCCGTACTTCCCGTTCTGACGGGGTCCGGTCTGGTACCGATGAAGGGCGCCGCGCTCGTGCCCGTCACCGGAATCATCCTGGGCAGCACCATGACCGCGACCTCAGTTGCGGCCCGCCGTGCTCTTGAAACCCTTACCACCCGAGCCGGTGAGGTCGAGGCGGCGTTGAGTCTCGGTTTCGGCGACCGCGAGGCGAGAATGGAGATGATCGGCACCACCGCCACCGACGCTCTGCTACCTAACCTCGACCAGACCAGAACGGTGGGGATCGTGACCCTGCCGGGAGCCTTCGTCGGGGTCTTGCTCAGCACGGGTTCAGCGGCCCAGGCCGGTGCCGTCCAGATCCTGATCTTGCTGGCAATACTGCTGTCGCAGACCTGCGCGGTCGTGGTGACGCTTGAACTGATTGCACGGGGCATCATCACGCGGTCAGGCGACAGTCACGCCTCATCACGGCGATGGCGCTCAGCCTTGCGGCGCAAACGGCCGGCGCCTCAGTAA